The stretch of DNA CAAAAGAAAGATTGAAAGCTGGGTTGAAATAACGCGTACGCTAAAGCCATGGCAAACCATCGTAATTTACTGAGATTTGGTGTAGGAGCTAGGAGCGAGACTCAATACAAAAGCGGAGCCCCGCTTTTGAAGtcagatgcccccccccccccccgtgctcaGTAGGGAGTCGGTAGGGGGAGtccggggagggaggggtgaggaggggggcagaCTTGGTCTGGCTCGGAGACATGCTGACTCGCAGCAAGAAATGCAGaacaaaacatatataaatgAAACCCAGTTACAACCACAGACCATTCCTAACCACCAGCCCATCCCCCCATCCACCCTCTTCTTCCACAGAACTGAGAGGAAAAAGCAGGGACACCAAGAGGGTGGGAGGGCACTGAAGCAGACAGACAAAAACCAGGGactgaagagaggagagaaagaggagaattAAGAAATAGTGAAAGATGGAGGATAAGCCCTTTCTTGGAGCATGGCtgggctcagctgggggacGACATCAATAAATTGAgcctccccccgcccctcccccccctccccaatttGTGTATATTTGCACAGGTTCGATCAGTGTGCCCAGACCACACTGCGTACACAAACACTGGAGAGAAAGAGCCCCCATATCACCATTGCTTTGGTGCCCCTATTAGTTCAATACTACCGCCTACCACTGTTTACAGCACAGTAGTGTTGTCTTGGTTTTAAAAGTGTTCCTCTGTTATTTCAGCAAAACTGTAGGAAAAGTTGACGCTGTTATCTTTGTCTTAATCTTGAAATATGAGAGCAGGTGCGTTGGTCCAAGATGAACAGACCTTCATCAGCGTgactgaaaacattcctttggcTTGAATCTTTAGCATTTTTTTGGTGATACTAAATCCATATTTTTGctagtgcactgcaaaaaactaaaaataagtaaatctgTCTCGAAagtacttttgttttgttgccaTTCAGACATAAAAGCTTATGTTTTTtggtaaataagacaaaataagacaaaaagattCGCAATGAGTTGAGACAGTTgtgctcatttcaagatttgccaacggggtaagacaatttcaatTGACaagcaacttaaaacaagctaatgttttctagagaaaaaaaaaatgtaagggctgttttcacagacacaggtcaAGCTTAATCCTGgcctaaattcagttttgaacgGCATTATAGGATTGagacagactgcagtgtgtgtgggctcTACATTTCTCTACTTTGCTGTGTTATTAGGGCCAGGTGAGGAAAGCGGCCATGCCGGCTCTTACTCGGGGCGTCGTGGGGGAGGATGCGGGGGGCTGCGGTGAGctcggggggcaggggggggtccACGCTGAGGTGGAAGACGCGCCGTTCGTCCAGGCCGCAGTAGTGGTGGTGCAGGTGGCAGGAGTACACGCCCCGGTCAGGCTGCTGCAGGTTGGACACGGTGAGGGAGAAGTCGCCCTGGGAGAAGGCGTCGGCGGTGATGTTCATCTTGCGGCGCAGGAAGAGCGGCCCGTACTGCCGGCGCTCCCCGGAGGCGTACAGGTCGATCAGGCGGTCCGCCCGGTCGTGCCGGACCCCCGGGAGCTGCCGGTCCCAGTGCACCACCTGCTGGTCCTCCTCGGAGTGGGACTCGGTCCAAACGGGCCGGCGGTTCACGCACGGCAGCAGGACCGTACTGCCCTGCAGGACCACGAACACGGCCTTCTCCCCGTCCCAGAACCGCCTCTCCCTACGAGCTgcacagagaggacagaggggTACGCACTGTTAGGGGCGCCTCAGAGCCAAACATACACTGCAGATAAGTCAATCACAACAAGAACTTTACTCTTATACTGAGACTTACATGAATATGAATTTGACCTTTTtactaaataagacaaacaaaATTTCCAATGAGGCAAGACAGTTataagatttgccagtggggtaagaaaatCTCACTcctcaagcaaacagtaacttaaaacaagctagtaTTTCCTACTTGTGtgaaaaaataagatcttaaatgtgtattttgctagtttctgggtgtgatgctttgacttatggtagaacctatgcacttgtaagtcgctttggattaaaagcgtctgccaaatgactaaaatgtaaaatgtaaatgcaatggaatgagcacacacaaaaatggaCGCTCTCTCAGGTGCGGTGGGAGATCAGGGACTCAGCACGTACGTGATTTGGTGACGTTCAGCTGCACCTTAGTGGTCTCATACAGGTGACAGTAGTGGTGATGCAGGTTACAGGAATAGATGCCTCTGTCACTCGTCTTCACATCTGCACAGGAAACACATCAGCAATAATTCATTGACCCAGCATTCCTTAGCCAGCCAGGCTAACTTGCACAGAGCACACATTCTATTTATACAGCTGCACCCCAACTGGAGCTAAGTACTGAAGTTGCTTTTATTTAAAGCTCATTGCTTTTAACTTAAAATTGATATATGTAGTGTACTGTGAATGCCCATTATGGTTATTGATTTTTATAAGGTGGACGGTCCAAAGGTTAGAAAGTAAaatcctgccatgtgttttttCCACCCATAAACTCAGAGAActgatttcagtaattagtTGTACTGTACCATTTGGCTGAAAAAGCAAATCCAGGAGACTGGAATACTTGGGAGAACTTTTGCTTTCTGAACATGGATTTCGGCGTTCACTCCTGGCTGCAGAGAGAATTTCCCTTTGTGGGGCAGTAAAGGCACTGATCTGAACTACAGTACACTGAACCATCCTGTCATTTGATATGTTCCTAAATATCAGCAAATAGACAACCCCAATAACACAATCAACTGGCCTACTGCCAATCAATAACCGAATGGCTGTATCAACCCATGAGTGGCAGGTAAAAGCCCACACAAACTCCGGATCCAATGTCCGCCAGCTTACCCTTAATGACCAGGGAGAAGTTGCCATCATCGAAGGCGGTCTTGTCCATGCCGACGCGGTCCTTGTTGTAGGCATTGTAGATCCGCTGCTCTCCAGCCGAAAACATGTCCAGCACCCGCTCCATGGTGAAGTCCGGCGCGCTGCGGAACAGGTCCCAGTGCACCACCCTCTGCCGGTCCCGCAACCTGTCCTGGGTCCACACCATGCGCTGGCTGTGGCACTGCAGTACCGCCTCCGAGCCAGCGGGGGCACTGATGTTGTACACAGCCACCACTGCGCTGTCGCTGCCGCCCTGTCCCCACACTGAGGGACACAGGGAAAGAGGAAATGTACCGCACCCACAATCAGGACTGCCGCTGAGGGCTTATTAATGACTCATGACTTCAGAAAAACTCATTCTGACTAATGGTATGTCAGTGGAATGGCCTTCATGCCTACTGACGATTCAGGGCTCTGAGAACTTATTCACAGACAAATTAACATTCAAAGATAATATTTTGAAATGGCACAGGAGAATAAAGAGAATGTCATATGGGATCATATCATGGCACAGACATGCAACTGTGAGGATTCACACCATCCGTGAGATTTAACTTACCAACTGTGTGCAAGACTGCCACAggaactgaaaaagaaagaatcaGAAAGTGTCAAATTAACATCCCCCAGAATGCATTAGAGAGAATTTGAAATTGAGTTTTCCATCAGTAAATCttcatgaattattattatacctttagatttaaataaattattcctTGATTTAAATATCAGAATTCCATTGACGGCAAGCCCTAATTTTCAATGGTGCCGAGTTATATAAATTATAGAGGAAAACATAGAAAACAGTTACAATCAAACACAATCAGATTCTTAATTCAGCATTCAAATTGTTCCGAAGATACAAGAGTCTCTTGCTTCAAGGTTCTCTGTAGTTCATTCCAAAAGATTTGAGTGCCATGTTTGACCGTGGACACCCAAATGTGTCCCTTTCTCACCAAAAACTGCGCATACAGCCTCCCCCTCATGGCCTGAGTCAAACAGTGTTTGTACTCCCCCAGCTGTAACCGTTCATGACTGCAGAATGTTTACAAATGACAGACAGGGCTCACATGACCTGAATGCATGTCAACACAATTCCAACAGGAAGTCTCAGAGCCCTAGACTGTATCTAACAGTAATAAGACTCTGTCATTAAGTTAAAATacatcaaatttaaaagtcCACATTTGTTTTCCAAAGTTAAAGACAGTGTGCATTGCCGCTGAATATGTGACCAGATCAAGAAAATTCTATTGTGGGATACCAGCTGTGAAATTCAACGTTATGCACTGTACTTTTTTCTAATTATGGAACAGAATAAACCCCACAAGGCTTCAATAATACATCGTACCCAACCTCTTCGATAAAGTCCTCATGATAAATTGATTTGTAGTTAAGAGCGGTTTACTTGTTTATTTGTATTCAGTTAGCCCTCTTCCCATACATGCTATGGTTGGTTAAACAGATTCCACCTGCACAACCAAGAGGAGGACAGAAGGGGTGACATAGAGAGTACAAAGAGAGGAGGGGAATGATAGGGAATAAGAGAAAACTAAAAATAGGATAGAGATGGCACTAAAAGAACTGAGGAACAAGGACGGAGGTGAGAGGAGATAGAGAGTGAAGGAAAGTGGTATAAAAGGGGGGGTTGGGATGGCAATGAGAGGACTGATGAAACAGGTATAAGAAGgtaaaaacacctttttttaaaacatatggCTGGAGAGGGTTCCTGTTATTCCTATCTCAGACGTTTACacataccaccctgtctgtgaGAGGACTGCGATGTACTCATGGGTCAACACAAAGATATACTCTGCACAGACTCCCCATTCAGCCCTGCTGCTTAATGCCCGCGTGCCGAAGACACAGCCAGCATTCACGAGCGCGCATCAACACGGCCAGGACGCAGTGTCACTGCGCTACGTTAAACACTCATCCTCTGTAAACTAAAGTCAATGTTAGCCCGTTCTGCCGCAGGAAATAACAACCCtcaaaaaaccccacagctcAGCACAATTATCTCTCTTACTCCCGAGCTTTAATCAACAACTGACCACAGGCCTTTTTACTATTTGTTTACAGGTCTATACATacgcactgcaaaaaccaacaaaaacaatTCATCTTatatttagtattatttattcattttgaactctctcctttttttgcgacataagacaaaaatattgccggATGGAGGAGGTCAAACAGTTCAACGCATTTCACGATTTACCAATGGgttaagacaatttcacttttcaagcaaacataactttaaaaaaagctaatattttctactcaaCCCCACTCTACCCCCCATACCCACTATGACTCCGCCCTTCCCCGCACAGGTGTACAGACACACCTCTCCTTCACACGACCCCAGAGCAACTGAGCGCAGGCCACACCTGTCTCAAATCAAaacttttttactttaattttttGACTCAGACAACCACAGAGGGGtatgtcacaaagcaggattaatgagtcagttcactgagtaaaacctggaaccctcccaaaacTGGACGAtggacagaaataaaaacatctgttCCAGGATTTACACAGTGAATTTATCTCGTTAACTCTGTAATCCCGCTCTGTGATACACCCCCAAGGTGCGTAATATTCACaggcaaatatttatattttaccgTACACTTATTGAGCAAAATTGCTATCTGTTCTAATCTAGGATGGGGCAGTTATTTCCGGGAGGGACTTCAGAGGACTGAGATGCACGGGAGGTTTTTGCATATGGCCACGAGGGTAATGAGAAGCAGGCCTTTCCTGAGCTAGCCGTGGCAGTCTGGCTGCTGGTGTCTGGTGGAAACTGCCGAACCACAGCAACTCGCTTTCAGCACACTGAACCTAGTACACTGAACCTAGGCCTGAGTGGACCACAAGTTCTACAATTTGCCCTATAGTTTTCCTCATGTGAAcgcacaccacatgcacacgcacacagacacacacacggccatacacacacatacacagacacacatcacatgctcacagggacacacaaacacgcacacacacacacacataggctacAGGAAAAGCTGAAATGCTTGCCATGTTTGTGGTTTAAACATAGTAAAGAGAATGACAGTATAGTATAACTTTAAAGAGGCAAATGTTTATTGTGACACTTAACATCAAAGCTGAATGGAAAATCTAAAATGACTGTTGCGAAGCTGATGTGGGAAAAGAACAGACTGACCGGAATTATGCAACCAAAATGATGATGTAATGGAAGAGTTTAACAGTGATTAACATCAACAGAAGGTGGTCAggaaatgcattctgggacacCTCAGTGAACTACCTATCCCGGGTGTCATTTTGCCAGCAAAACAAATTTTATCAGCAAAATAAGCACCAATATCCACATTATAGCACAAAAAATGCCTTTTACCATAGTAGACCCTgagaaaacaataataaaatgcagCTAAAAGCTGATCAGAGAAAAAGCTTGCTTCAGCAAACTCATTAGTTTAATCCTGTAATACCTATTCAGGAGTTTgagaaaacagacagaaaagagCCCCTTGGCATTGCGTCCCAGTGGAACTGTGGGAGACAGCCAAAAATGCAGGCCTGAAGATCATGACGAACAACCCCTCCCCAAAATAAAGAAGAGGGAGGGATTGttgggtgtgtgcctgtgacctTGGTAAGACTCATCCACACCAGAGTGAGAGTGCTAGCGTGAGACACAACGCTGGAATGTGCTGAGAGGGGCACTCAACAAGATGTTCGtccacgtgtacacacacacacacacacacacacacccatacacacacacacacacacacacacacacacacacatatacccatccacacatgcacgcatgcgtgtgcacacacacacatacacgcacccatacacacacacacgcacgcacacacacacacacacacacccatacacacacacccacacacaccaacgcacacactctctcttatgCAAGCACACACCCTCCATCCCACCTGCTCAGAGtcaagacacagacacaccaacaaGCACAGATGCAGCCAATGACGGACTGTGTGGCTGCGCTCTCTTCCACAGAGCGGCCAATGGGAGCCTGTCTCGGCTCTGGGTCACAGCCGTAGCTCCGGGGTGGGGGCTGTGTTGGCACTCGCACCGCAGCGCTGGAGTCTGTCTCACAGCCTGCCTGCCTCCTCTGAGATCCTGAGATCTGCTGAACACGCTGTTTCACTGGGCGGGGATTTTCCCCAGGAGTCTAACGCCAGGACAGCCTCACCCCGGGGACTGTCTAATGAGCACTCTAATCACTGAGTCCTCACTGATCCTGCTTCGCGGAGGATGAACTCTTACACTCTCCCGCACTCACTGTACACCGTTCAGTCAACATTCAACATCTGTAACTGCTCAAAGCAACTTAAACACATTACCTTTTCCTGTAAGACATACTGTCTCCGTCTATTTCCCTTACATATATCTCTACCTCTCGGACAAATCTCTCAATCGCTCTCACATATCTCTCAATCCAATGGCTCACTTGTGTTTCCTGCCTAGTTCTCAAATACACATCCTTTTTACTTGCTGTCTGTGCCAAACAGCTTCATGTTTTTAAACCTCTTGTGTCCGTTACTGTGTTCTCTATCTTTTCTGGATCTGTCCCACTCTGCAGCTGTGCAGTGTTAAGTCCTCTatccccccccattcccccattgcctctctctccccctctctctttctctgcctttctccctctgcctccctctctccttccccctctgcccctctcactctcatctctatctctgcctctctcactctctctctatctctgcctctctcactctccctctttctatctCCGCCTCTCgcaatctccctctctctcactctccctctctccatgcctctctcactctaccCCCCCGCcactctcttctcctccctctctctctccctccatttcctctccccctgctccagTAAACCCCTGACAGTGCAAATGACAGCAGCGGTTCAGCGCTCCCCTCCCCTCATTATGAATCACTCTGAATCACACCACTGTTTACAACCGGCTCCGTGAGATGGAGGTGTATAATCACAGCTCACTGCTCGCTGGGACCCCATGGTGACTCGcctaccaccaccacctccagctCTAACTCAAAACATACTGCTGTAAAAACGTCAGGAGAAAGCAACGCCATATTCCTGGGTGATTAACAACCGGGCCCCATGCCTCACTTCCTCGACCCTTTCAGCATACTTGGCCTCTTTACAAAACAGATTGTTCACGCAAAGGGCAAAATTAATAACACACGACCGAAAAAGAGTGTCTGTACCAATGATACTGCACCTTGCCTGCATTGGTTAATGGAGCGGCCCTGTTTGTAGCCCTGACATATCCAATCATCCCTGTACCAGCAATAGAGGTAAAACGAATATGTgcaatataaaaacaacaacaaaacaaagattGCTAAATGTCCTTTCTTTGCCAGACAGCAattgacttatttatttttgatagcGGAcaaattttaatgaataaaagcacaaaTGAACTCGATATTTGCGTTTCAAACGCCCGACAAATCACTTGGGCTCAGTCAGTCTAGCACAGTCAAGTTGTTGCGATTCCAGATTCTCAGGTCTGATCAAAACAGCAACCTGTCAAACAGGATCCCACGGTGCAAACAGCTGGTTATGACATTCAGTTCAACAAAAGGCCAGCAGTGAATCGGCACAGACTGAAAACCCATCAGGAAGCTGTTGTTATGATTCGCGCTAACGGCAACGCTCCGCACCGCAGCAATGACCAGGAAGGCCTAGCGTTCCGATCTCGTTCAGCTGGCGGGAGACGTTATCCGAAGCGACTAGCTACTGTtcgccccacccccccactgaCTCGGTGACCTCTCCTCAAAGCCCCCCGGCCCCACCCCTCAAGTTTCAGCGCAGGATGCAAACAGGTGTTAAGTGAACACTGGTGTGTCAGCATGTCAGAACAGGTAGCCAAGAGAAGGGATACTCGAGTCAGCGGAAAGGGCCCGCTATTACCTCGAGTTGGCTtatggaaaatacattttcaagagATGCACAGCTGTCACTGAAATCCAATTGTTCTGGTTCGCTTTTACTAGGATATGCTTTCAAGAGAAGACTGGACTAATCAAGGAACAGGTAGATGTTGACAAGATTCAAAGGAAGGTAGGTTATAACACAAATATAATGCTAACTTGAAACTGatttataattacatttaattcgCTGCTTCCATTCCACATGCAATTaatggtttattatttttggatacaaacaaataaacacccacgcacacatgcatcAAAATCATATTAATTTCAGAAAAAGGTTTGCACTTATTGCCTCACTTAAAGATATTGTAGCTACAATACAGGTTTGTCTGAAAACTGACGAAAAACTAATGTAGTGCATTTGTGAAATATAGTTTACAATGTATctatcaagaaaaaaaacacagacaacaGTTTTATGGGCAACGGCCTCTCACAAATGGCAGAAGAAGCATGAATAGCAACGGAattcaatatacaatatacaatatacaaataAGGTCACGTGCAGAtacgtacgtcgctctggataagagcgtctgccaaatgccaacaatgtaatgtaatgtactcacTTTGAACCAGCAGGAGAATGCGTGCAATGATAATCACTCTTGCAGCCTCCATATccaagtttctttttaaattgaaGTGGAAGAGAGTTAACGAGAACAGTAAgcaacagagacacaaacaggcCCTCCGTACACCTGCCTGGGGAGATTTCAGGTATGCACCTTTAGCCTTGGGAGACGGGGACGGACACTTGAAGACAAGCTGTTTGTCGACCCGCAACAACAGCAATACTGTACCGTCTTTCCTCTGTCTGGATTTGGGACGACCATGGCTCCACCCGCTTGGACCCCCTACACGTGTAATTCAACTCCACCGTCTCCCCCTGCTTTGCCTCCTCCTCTCGGCTTCTGCGTTCTGCCCTGCCTTTCTTCGTGAAGAGTTACAGCTTTGAACTTCAAATACACCCCGGTCGCTTTGCATCTACTGTAGTACGCGATAAACGTCGGCTTGTGACATTCCGAACCGTGTTTCTTCCAATCATAGTATTATAGCCTACTACAGGCTGCCTGAAAGCCTGACCACGACGATGAGATTAATCGTTTGACGCTAACTTGTGAAAATAACTGTGCGCTCATAATGCGTAGCTACTCAATAATGAATTAATCTTCCTTGGGTGCATCAAGAAACGGAGAAGTGTCGGCCAAGTTTAGACCCGTCCCTGGCCAGGCTAAAGTTTACGCACAAATCCGTAGCCCACCTCCTGAAGAACCGCCTCGCACCTTTTCCTTGCGAAGTAATGCTGAATTACTTCTACAGTTGCCACGCGCCGACAACCCTcttaacagtttttttcttgaatCTGGCCCCTCTGCACCCATCCCCAGGTCCTGGGCACTTTACCAATATCAACACGGTTAAAGCCatagatatatatttatactcTGTCTCAGATGAATACCACTATGTACACATGTTTACACGTGCAAAAATAACTGTCCGGACACAGATGGAGTAAATGTAATCAAATATGACCATCTGCAAGAAGCCAGGGCTAGTCCGCGGTCTATTTGTCATCATTCCGCCCTATATTTGTAACAGGAGTGTTTTACAATAAAgataacatttaaaaactttAAGAATACCGTTTTTATCTTTAAAAGACCTTAACATCAGCTTTGGTTATACGTGATTTGTTTCGAGAGATCCTGAAAGGTAACCATGGCAATATCTACAGTAAGCCATTTAAGGATATCGTGTTGAAGATTATAGAGGAATTCGTCTGGACTTCAAAGTCTTCAGAAAGACTTGGAACAAGATTTGGAGTGCCTTGGAAATACCCTTTGTGTTCTGCGGTCACAAACTAAGTGAACATGGGGTTGACTGTGTGCAGGTGGGGTGATGATCCATGTAACCACGATTGATCATGGTTTGCCTGTGAACCAAATGTAACTCCAAATATATCTGGACATACATTCTAGGAAGAAAATTGAAATTTGAAATACAGCTGGGTCTAATAGCTTACAAACCATGTTTATAGGTTTACCTataacccaccccccccccccccccagtcattGGATGGGCCTACTTAGAAACTGATAGCAAATATGACTCCCAAGGCCTTTTACTGAAAGCTTTGGGGAAGGAGGGTGTAAGATGGAGGTTTGATTTAGTGCTGGATAAAATGGCAGTTGGCTCCTGGCACAggcacttccccccccccccccaccctccataGCCCAGGCCCTGTCCTCACGGTCCCACAGGGAGCTGAGCTATGCTCCCAGAGagccaggagagagaggcaggcctGCCAGGCCCAGCCTGAGGCAGGGCGGTGTTTATGGGCTCAGGAGGCAGCGGGGAGAGGCAGTGCGTTTCGGATCGGACACTCGGCACATTCTACCTCTCAGCAGGATGCGGGAGAACAATCAGCCCTCTGTCCCAAATCCCCTGTACCCTGGCTGGAAGGTGGCGTCATAAACGAGCAGCCTCAGACTCTCAGCTGTGCGATAGCAGTAATACTGAAGAAGACACCATCTGGAAATGAactttaaaagctttttttttctttcacccaAAAGGAGCTGCGTAATCCTGGCAgtgtgcatttttgtttgttcacaTTTGAGCATTAGATTGTAGCTGCACTTCTCTCAAAGGAAAAAGCAAGGGTGGAAAATTAATTCCTATGACATCACCTGTTTTGGGAACATTGCTATAGTATGGAAGCAGTGTCAGCAGGCGAACTATGGAGTGAGACAAACGGAACTCTGCTGCCCTCTTGTGACTCTctcacagaactacacacacataaaaaaaaatacttagggctctttccaaatgcaaatatttcacgtTCTTATTCCTCTCCTTGCATCTTTTCTTGCTCTAAGCTCCACCCACATACTCCTGCAAAGGACGCGctgtgtttccttgctcaagaaaaGTTTGGGAGCCTCCTAACTTCatcttctagctcctagaaggaacattagATGTCGGACCTTCATCAATTTCCGGGCAAAGGGGAAGGAgacaggaggtgaaaaataagtgattgggaAGAATGCTTTGTCACTCAAGGGGCATGTTGAGCCTATAGGTGTAAATACATACAGCAACAGGGTTTAATCTAGGGTGAAACCCCTATATCTCCATACAGGTGAGCTCCATTTCAAGTCAATAATCCTTCATAGACGCAGAGAGTATAAGTGACCATGTACAAGTATGCTTCTCTCCTctggcattgtgggaaggagACCTCAGGAGTTGGTTCATGGTTAATCCCTCTGGGAAACTTACCAGGCCAGGGAGACTCCAGATCCTCTTCAACTCCCTCCCAGATTTCCAGCAGGAAACCACAGGCTCTGGCTCAGCAGGaacaagagccaaaatggcggtcAACAGAGGGACAAAGAGTTAGAGCTCAGTCTGGTCAGTCACA from Conger conger chromosome 14, fConCon1.1, whole genome shotgun sequence encodes:
- the LOC133109905 gene encoding matrix remodeling-associated protein 8-like: MEAARVIIIARILLLVQIPVAVLHTVVWGQGGSDSAVVAVYNISAPAGSEAVLQCHSQRMVWTQDRLRDRQRVVHWDLFRSAPDFTMERVLDMFSAGEQRIYNAYNKDRVGMDKTAFDDGNFSLVIKDVKTSDRGIYSCNLHHHYCHLYETTKVQLNVTKSPRRERRFWDGEKAVFVVLQGSTVLLPCVNRRPVWTESHSEEDQQVVHWDRQLPGVRHDRADRLIDLYASGERRQYGPLFLRRKMNITADAFSQGDFSLTVSNLQQPDRGVYSCHLHHHYCGLDERRVFHLSVDPPLPPELTAAPRILPHDAPNTNVVEVPRVINVIVPEHRGHFLQQLGYILATVLMLALIAVILFLLSRRYKKRALEYDLRRSERGNMTSNDFEMGATELKMCNQEEMRRDYKNNLLKEADMCKLPSAKVIDLDKEMDKAAWK